Proteins encoded in a region of the Streptomyces sp. NBC_00258 genome:
- a CDS encoding helix-turn-helix transcriptional regulator, whose protein sequence is MDDLAGFLRTRRSRVDPAAVGIPTDSRRRVEGLRREEVAHLSGVSVDYYVRLEQGRATQPSEQVLDAIARVLGLDETERGHLYRLARQRRRRAKAPGGRVRPELLRVLGLVADAPALIMDYRLDVLAGNHLAGLLYGRPMPGLNTARHIFLEEAERGLYADWEKCTLDVVGHLRLAAGKYPEDPRLASLIGELAMGSERFRRLWARADVRARTHGRKAYRHPLVGLLELHQENFALPDESGMELLVLSAAPGSPAEDGLRLLAGLGADSGDAHPTVNAQIREQLNDADPPEVPPACGRC, encoded by the coding sequence ATGGACGATCTTGCGGGCTTCCTGCGGACCCGACGTTCCCGGGTCGACCCGGCGGCCGTCGGCATCCCCACCGACAGCCGCCGCCGGGTTGAAGGCCTGCGCCGCGAAGAGGTCGCGCACCTGTCCGGAGTCAGCGTCGACTACTACGTACGCCTGGAGCAGGGCCGCGCAACTCAGCCCTCCGAGCAGGTCCTCGACGCCATCGCCCGCGTCCTCGGCCTCGACGAGACCGAACGCGGGCACCTCTACCGGCTCGCCCGGCAACGCCGCCGCCGCGCGAAGGCGCCGGGCGGCCGGGTCCGGCCGGAGTTGCTGCGCGTCCTCGGCCTGGTCGCCGATGCACCCGCGCTGATCATGGATTACCGACTGGACGTGCTCGCCGGGAACCACCTCGCCGGGCTCCTCTACGGCCGGCCGATGCCGGGCCTGAACACCGCCCGGCACATCTTCCTTGAGGAGGCCGAGCGCGGCCTTTACGCGGACTGGGAGAAATGCACCCTCGACGTGGTCGGGCACTTGCGCCTGGCCGCCGGCAAATACCCCGAGGACCCCCGTCTGGCCTCACTCATCGGCGAACTGGCCATGGGTAGCGAGCGCTTCCGCCGCCTCTGGGCCCGCGCGGACGTGCGCGCCCGCACTCATGGCCGCAAGGCGTACCGGCACCCGCTGGTCGGACTGCTGGAACTGCACCAGGAGAACTTCGCACTACCGGACGAATCAGGCATGGAGCTGCTGGTGCTGTCCGCGGCCCCCGGCAGCCCTGCCGAGGACGGGCTGCGCCTGCTCGCGGGCCTGGGCGCGGACAGCGGTGACGCGCATCCCACAGTGAACGCTCAGATCCGCGAGCAACTCAACGACGCCGACCCACCTGAGGTCCCCCCGGCCTGCGGGAGGTGCTGA
- a CDS encoding NAD(P)H-dependent oxidoreductase, with amino-acid sequence MKTLIVHAHPEPKSLNSSLKDLAVSTLETAGHEVRVSDLYAMNWKAVVDAADYGPDASSPLKVALDSGRAFDAGTLTPDVLAEQEKLLWADTIIFQFPLWWYTMPAILKGWVDRVFTYHFAYGVGEHSDTKYGERFGEGTLAGRKALLSVTAGGPESHYAARGINGPIDDLLFPIHHGILYYPGVEVLPPFVLYGTDRMTEEGYSDVAKAWEQRLLTLESTEPIAFRRQNFGDYEIPSLHLKEGLEPAGRTSFGLHVRS; translated from the coding sequence ATGAAGACGCTGATCGTCCACGCCCACCCGGAGCCGAAGTCGCTCAACAGCTCGCTGAAGGACCTCGCGGTGTCCACATTGGAGACCGCCGGGCACGAGGTACGGGTGAGCGATCTGTACGCGATGAACTGGAAGGCGGTCGTGGACGCTGCGGACTACGGACCCGACGCCTCAAGTCCGCTGAAGGTCGCCCTGGACTCGGGCCGGGCCTTCGATGCCGGGACGCTCACCCCGGACGTCCTCGCCGAGCAGGAGAAGCTGCTGTGGGCCGACACGATCATCTTCCAGTTCCCGCTGTGGTGGTACACGATGCCCGCGATCCTCAAAGGCTGGGTGGACCGGGTGTTCACCTACCACTTCGCGTACGGCGTCGGTGAGCACAGCGACACCAAATACGGCGAGCGCTTCGGCGAAGGCACCCTCGCGGGCAGGAAGGCTCTGCTGTCGGTGACCGCCGGCGGCCCGGAGTCACACTACGCCGCTCGCGGGATCAACGGCCCCATCGACGATCTGCTGTTCCCGATCCATCACGGCATCCTCTACTACCCGGGCGTCGAGGTGCTGCCGCCGTTCGTGCTCTACGGCACCGACCGGATGACCGAGGAGGGCTACTCAGACGTCGCCAAGGCCTGGGAGCAGCGCCTGCTCACCCTGGAGTCGACCGAGCCGATTGCGTTCCGACGGCAGAACTTCGGCGACTACGAGATCCCCTCGCTGCACCTGAAGGAGGGACTTGAGCCCGCGGGCCGCACGAGTTTCGGGCTGCACGTTCGCAGCTGA
- a CDS encoding tetratricopeptide repeat protein: protein MRDVQQSKTRMVVLVGSSSTGKTRACWEAVQPLADQGWRLWHPFDPTRAEAALADLARVEPFTVVWLNEAQHYLGAMESGERIAAALHSLLTEHERQPVLILGTLWPEYANRFTALPGVGAPDPHSRVRELLAERMLSVPEAFNPRAMRAAATFARDGDRLLADALSRAGGDGRVTQDLAGAPELLRRFEHSSPAAKALLEVAMDARRLGVSLNLPQAFLLDAAIDYLSEHDYAQLSEDWRQAALAELAHPVHGKQAPLRHTPVRPKRRSPGSHTPSAPPPPPKEPAVFRLADYLEQHGRATRGLVCPPASFWDSAYRHLTRPEDLRSLAQAANARARSQWAYHLLYRSGEVGSTSAFVQLARQRAAVGDSDRAEALYRKAAEAGDIDALIILAQHRARAGDHEEALELAQRASAAGDATAFHNLALLRASARDHDAAEAIYRQAADAGDLQALVKLVWLREEAGDHDAAEALAQQAARAGDTGAYFSIALLRRRLGDRDGAEAVYQQAAEMGDVHALIALARVREEAGDVGAVDALAVRAVQVGDALALAALGEDRAEAGDHEAAEALYENAADAGSAPALFRLMQIREAAGDYEGAGAYAQRAVDTGDNSALFDLMRIREVAGDYEGAEAYAQRAVDTGDNSALFDLALWREEAEDFDRAARLFRRAVDAGDTRAIAHLVQIQEEAGDHAAAEDLAREAADAGDAGVLVVLARFREEAGAHDDAEVLAGQAADAGDTSALFYLALRRQDARDHEGAMAFAQRAAEVGDTQALLSLARTRRHSGDRDRAEALYKRAAEAGSVAALTALARLREAAGAHAEAESLAQQAADADDTSALFDLALRREEDGEHLQAETLARRAADAGDTSAFVDLIRLREAAGEHERAESLAQQAADAGDASALFDLALRREESGDHDRAGALYECAAEAGLAAALTHLAGMREEAGAHAEAESLAQQAADAGDTNALFDLALRREEMGDPDGAEVLAQRAGAGGHTSILIALAQRRRTQGDQAGADALARQAVDAGDLNHTGLKDRWPYGLDADGEPSPPWP, encoded by the coding sequence GTGCGGGACGTCCAGCAGAGCAAGACTCGGATGGTGGTCTTGGTCGGATCCTCATCAACTGGCAAAACGCGAGCGTGCTGGGAAGCGGTTCAACCTCTTGCCGATCAAGGATGGCGACTGTGGCACCCCTTCGACCCCACTCGAGCAGAGGCCGCACTCGCCGATCTCGCACGTGTAGAGCCGTTCACGGTGGTGTGGCTCAATGAAGCTCAGCACTACCTCGGCGCCATGGAGAGCGGTGAGCGGATCGCAGCAGCCCTGCACAGCCTCCTCACCGAACACGAACGCCAGCCCGTGCTCATCTTGGGAACTCTGTGGCCCGAGTACGCGAATCGGTTCACCGCCCTGCCCGGTGTCGGCGCCCCGGACCCCCATAGTCGAGTGAGGGAACTGCTCGCTGAGCGCATGCTCTCAGTCCCAGAAGCCTTCAACCCCCGGGCTATGCGCGCAGCTGCCACCTTCGCCAGGGATGGTGACCGGCTCCTGGCGGATGCCCTCAGCCGGGCCGGTGGCGACGGGCGTGTGACACAAGACCTCGCGGGGGCACCGGAGTTGCTGCGCCGGTTCGAGCACAGCTCGCCCGCTGCGAAAGCGCTCCTGGAGGTCGCCATGGACGCGCGTCGTCTCGGAGTGAGCTTGAACCTTCCACAGGCCTTTCTCCTGGACGCTGCGATCGACTACCTCAGTGAGCACGACTACGCCCAGCTCAGCGAGGACTGGCGGCAGGCCGCGCTGGCTGAACTTGCCCATCCCGTCCACGGGAAGCAGGCTCCCCTTCGCCACACTCCAGTCCGCCCCAAGCGCCGCTCGCCCGGTAGTCATACGCCATCCGCTCCACCACCACCTCCGAAAGAGCCGGCGGTGTTCCGGCTGGCCGACTATCTCGAACAACACGGCCGCGCTACGCGCGGACTTGTCTGTCCGCCGGCATCGTTCTGGGACTCTGCGTACAGGCACCTCACAAGGCCCGAAGATCTCAGATCGCTTGCTCAAGCAGCCAACGCGCGTGCGCGCTCTCAGTGGGCCTACCACCTCCTTTATCGCAGTGGTGAGGTCGGTAGCACGAGCGCCTTTGTCCAGCTTGCGCGCCAACGCGCCGCGGTCGGGGATTCAGATAGGGCCGAGGCTCTCTATCGCAAAGCCGCTGAGGCCGGCGACATCGATGCTCTGATCATTCTTGCGCAGCATCGGGCAAGGGCTGGAGACCATGAGGAGGCGCTAGAGCTTGCCCAGCGAGCCTCTGCTGCAGGGGATGCCACTGCATTCCACAACCTCGCGCTGCTTCGAGCCAGTGCTCGGGACCACGACGCGGCCGAGGCCATCTACAGGCAGGCTGCTGATGCAGGTGACCTCCAGGCTCTCGTCAAACTCGTCTGGCTGCGTGAGGAGGCTGGAGACCATGACGCTGCCGAAGCCCTTGCCCAGCAAGCCGCCCGAGCGGGTGACACGGGGGCCTACTTCAGCATTGCCCTGCTACGGAGGCGGCTTGGAGACCGCGATGGTGCGGAGGCCGTCTACCAGCAGGCTGCCGAGATGGGAGACGTTCACGCACTGATTGCACTGGCGCGAGTCCGAGAAGAGGCGGGCGACGTCGGTGCGGTCGATGCTCTGGCTGTCCGTGCTGTTCAAGTCGGCGACGCGCTGGCCCTCGCCGCCCTGGGGGAGGACCGGGCAGAGGCTGGAGACCACGAGGCCGCCGAGGCGCTTTACGAGAACGCCGCCGATGCCGGCAGTGCCCCAGCGTTGTTCCGATTGATGCAGATCCGGGAAGCAGCAGGCGACTACGAGGGCGCGGGGGCTTACGCCCAGCGAGCCGTTGATACCGGCGACAACAGCGCGCTCTTCGACCTCATGAGAATCAGGGAAGTAGCCGGCGACTATGAGGGCGCGGAGGCCTACGCTCAGCGGGCTGTTGATACCGGCGACAACAGCGCGCTCTTCGACCTCGCGTTGTGGAGGGAAGAGGCTGAGGACTTTGACCGGGCTGCGCGTCTCTTCCGCCGGGCAGTCGATGCCGGTGATACCAGAGCGATCGCTCACCTGGTGCAGATCCAGGAGGAGGCTGGAGATCATGCCGCCGCCGAGGATCTTGCCCGAGAGGCTGCCGATGCCGGCGACGCGGGTGTCCTGGTCGTCCTTGCTCGATTTCGGGAGGAAGCCGGAGCCCACGATGATGCAGAGGTTCTCGCAGGGCAAGCCGCGGATGCGGGGGACACCAGTGCCCTTTTCTACCTTGCTCTGCGCCGTCAGGATGCCAGGGACCACGAGGGAGCCATGGCTTTCGCCCAGCGCGCTGCCGAGGTCGGCGACACGCAGGCACTGCTGTCCCTGGCAAGAACGCGAAGGCACTCAGGCGACCGTGACCGAGCGGAAGCACTGTACAAGCGCGCGGCCGAGGCCGGTTCCGTCGCGGCGTTGACAGCTCTCGCGCGTCTACGGGAGGCGGCCGGAGCCCATGCCGAAGCCGAATCCCTCGCCCAACAGGCCGCCGACGCCGACGACACCAGCGCCCTCTTCGACCTCGCTCTGCGGCGTGAAGAAGATGGAGAACACCTCCAGGCCGAGACCCTCGCCCGGCGGGCCGCCGACGCGGGCGATACCAGCGCTTTCGTTGATCTAATCCGTCTTCGAGAGGCAGCCGGAGAACATGAGAGGGCAGAGTCGCTCGCACAGCAAGCGGCCGACGCCGGTGACGCAAGTGCCCTATTCGACTTGGCCCTTCGACGAGAAGAGTCTGGTGATCACGACCGAGCAGGTGCCCTCTACGAGTGCGCGGCCGAAGCCGGACTTGCTGCGGCCCTCACTCATCTCGCGGGTATGCGCGAAGAAGCCGGGGCCCATGCCGAAGCCGAGTCCCTTGCCCAACAGGCCGCCGACGCCGGCGATACCAACGCCCTCTTTGACCTGGCCCTGCGACGAGAGGAAATGGGCGACCCAGACGGGGCCGAGGTTCTGGCCCAGCGAGCAGGTGCTGGGGGCCACACAAGCATATTGATCGCCCTGGCACAGCGGCGCCGCACCCAAGGGGACCAGGCGGGGGCAGACGCCCTCGCCCGGCAAGCCGTCGATGCCGGGGATCTCAACCACACCGGGCTCAAGGATCGCTGGCCATACGGACTGGACGCCGACGGCGAGCCAAGTCCCCCTTGGCCCTGA
- a CDS encoding DinB family protein has protein sequence MIDEFAKGNLHGRLRRDRKALLWKLDGLSEYDARRPLTATGTNLIGLVKHVATVEARYFGEVFDRPSPEPLPRWQDSDGSDLWAAEDETRDQIIGFYRRTWEHSDATINELPLDAAGHVPWWPEPYPNTNLFAIMVHVLAESIRHAGHADILREGLDGRTGVRAEHERQIDEEARAAYCAKIEQAARSAAPIKAY, from the coding sequence ATGATCGATGAATTCGCGAAAGGCAACCTGCACGGGAGACTGCGGCGGGACCGCAAGGCGCTGCTCTGGAAACTCGACGGCTTGTCCGAATACGACGCCCGCCGGCCTTTGACGGCGACCGGGACCAACCTCATCGGTCTGGTCAAACACGTGGCCACCGTCGAGGCCAGGTACTTCGGTGAGGTCTTCGACCGTCCTTCCCCGGAACCGCTGCCCCGGTGGCAGGACTCCGACGGCAGCGATCTGTGGGCGGCCGAGGACGAGACCCGCGATCAGATCATCGGGTTCTACCGGCGCACGTGGGAACACTCGGACGCGACGATCAACGAACTTCCCCTCGACGCCGCCGGCCACGTGCCGTGGTGGCCGGAGCCTTATCCCAACACGAACCTGTTCGCCATCATGGTCCATGTCCTCGCCGAGTCCATCCGGCATGCCGGGCACGCCGACATCCTCCGCGAGGGCCTCGACGGCCGGACCGGCGTGCGCGCCGAACACGAGAGGCAGATCGACGAGGAAGCCCGTGCAGCCTACTGCGCGAAGATCGAGCAGGCCGCCAGGTCGGCCGCACCAATCAAGGCTTACTGA